From [Clostridium] symbiosum, a single genomic window includes:
- a CDS encoding phage tail tip lysozyme, whose amino-acid sequence MNINRKISKYNFNKGSVSRIKYIVIHYVGALGGAEDNCRYYGGGNRNASAHYFVGFNGEVWQCVEDANIAWHCGASRYKHAECRNANSIGIEMCVRKKNTKSMGATDKDWYFEDATVEAAAELTRYLMNKYGVPASHVIRHYDVTGKICPNPYVYNTSAHTWDEFKRKISGQAETPQGGNEKTIWNFLTGKGLNAYAVAGIMGNLYAESGLMPNNLQNTYNNKLGKTDAEYTAAVDNGSYGNFVKDSAGYGLAQWTYWSRKQALLNHAKQAGVSIADLNMQLGFLWEELQGYTAVMDALKKAGSVRAASDAVLTGYEKPADQSETVKKKRAEYGEGYYKKYAAGNGTKYYRVRKSWTDAASQLGAFTSLENAKSACKAGYTVYDDNGKAVYTAVGQQTSAGVPFSVQVDILDLNIRTGAGTNYAKTGETTGKGVFTIVEVKAGQGASAGWGRLKSGAGWISLDYATRLA is encoded by the coding sequence ATGAATATTAACAGAAAGATAAGTAAGTACAATTTCAATAAGGGCAGCGTTTCCAGAATTAAGTATATTGTTATCCATTATGTAGGCGCACTGGGCGGCGCAGAGGACAACTGCCGATATTATGGCGGCGGCAATAGAAATGCGTCGGCGCATTACTTTGTAGGATTTAACGGCGAGGTATGGCAGTGCGTAGAGGACGCTAATATAGCGTGGCATTGCGGAGCGTCGAGATATAAGCACGCAGAGTGCCGAAACGCTAATAGTATCGGTATTGAAATGTGCGTAAGGAAGAAAAACACAAAGAGCATGGGCGCAACAGATAAAGACTGGTATTTTGAGGACGCAACAGTAGAGGCAGCAGCAGAGCTTACCCGTTACCTTATGAATAAATACGGCGTGCCTGCATCTCATGTAATCAGACATTACGACGTAACGGGCAAGATTTGCCCTAACCCGTATGTATATAACACCAGCGCCCACACATGGGACGAGTTTAAGCGTAAAATCAGCGGACAGGCAGAAACGCCGCAGGGCGGCAATGAAAAAACAATATGGAATTTTCTTACAGGCAAGGGCTTAAATGCTTATGCCGTGGCTGGTATTATGGGTAATCTGTATGCTGAAAGCGGGCTTATGCCGAACAACTTACAGAATACCTATAACAATAAGCTGGGTAAGACGGACGCAGAATATACAGCAGCGGTGGATAATGGCAGCTATGGCAATTTTGTAAAGGACAGTGCAGGCTATGGGCTGGCGCAGTGGACGTATTGGAGCAGAAAGCAGGCGTTGCTTAATCATGCAAAACAGGCGGGCGTATCCATTGCAGACCTTAATATGCAGCTGGGCTTTTTATGGGAAGAATTGCAGGGATACACAGCAGTAATGGACGCACTGAAAAAGGCGGGCAGCGTGCGTGCTGCATCTGATGCCGTTCTTACTGGATATGAAAAGCCAGCAGACCAGAGCGAAACAGTAAAGAAAAAGCGTGCAGAGTACGGCGAGGGATACTATAAAAAGTATGCAGCAGGAAACGGTACAAAGTATTACAGAGTGCGCAAGAGCTGGACGGACGCAGCAAGCCAGCTGGGGGCGTTTACGTCGCTGGAAAATGCAAAGAGCGCTTGCAAGGCGGGTTATACTGTATATGATGATAACGGCAAGGCGGTATATACCGCAGTGGGGCAGCAGACAAGCGCAGGCGTTCCGTTTAGCGTACAGGTAGATATTTTAGACCTTAATATCAGAACAGGAGCAGGCACGAACTATGCAAAGACGGGAGAAACCACAGGAAAGGGAGTATTTACCATTGTGGAAGTGAAAGCCGGACAGGGCGCAAGTGCTGGCTGGGGACGCTTGAAGAGTGGCGCAGGCTGGATTAGCTTAGATTATGCCACAAGATTAGCTTAA
- a CDS encoding reverse transcriptase/maturase family protein → MKRVGYITDKDGRRITLLEAMGDYGNVQKAYNKARKCKRHRKDVLIFTKDKEENLDKVREDIINLAYEPSKYHYFKVYEPKERQIMALPFYDRVVQHAINNVLEPIFDKRFISQSYACRKGKGMHAASDTLKEWLYEWNKYHPDQPLYAIKADIHHYFQSIDHAVLKTEIRKVIKDAGVLALLDRIIDHNGNMPDGVGIPVGNLTSQLFANIYLDALDQFIKHELGVEAYIRYMDDFVILSPDKEQLRS, encoded by the coding sequence TTGAAGAGAGTAGGATACATTACCGATAAGGACGGGCGGCGCATTACGCTTTTAGAGGCTATGGGCGACTATGGAAACGTACAGAAAGCCTATAACAAAGCCAGAAAGTGTAAACGCCACAGAAAAGACGTACTGATTTTTACGAAAGACAAAGAGGAAAACTTAGACAAGGTGCGGGAAGATATTATAAACCTTGCCTATGAGCCAAGCAAATACCATTACTTTAAGGTGTACGAACCGAAAGAGCGGCAGATAATGGCGCTGCCGTTCTATGACAGGGTGGTACAGCACGCCATAAACAACGTGTTAGAGCCTATATTTGATAAGCGGTTTATATCGCAGTCTTACGCCTGCCGGAAAGGTAAAGGTATGCACGCTGCGTCTGATACGCTAAAAGAGTGGCTGTATGAGTGGAACAAATACCACCCAGACCAGCCGCTTTATGCTATCAAGGCAGATATACACCACTATTTCCAGAGCATAGACCATGCGGTATTAAAAACTGAAATACGTAAGGTTATAAAAGACGCTGGGGTACTGGCATTGCTGGACAGGATAATAGACCACAACGGCAATATGCCGGACGGCGTAGGGATACCAGTAGGAAACCTTACCAGTCAGTTATTTGCAAATATCTATCTGGACGCATTAGACCAGTTTATTAAGCATGAGCTGGGCGTAGAGGCATACATACGCTATATGGACGACTTTGTAATATTAAGCCCAGACAAGGAACAGCTGCGCAGCTAG
- a CDS encoding phage holin family protein, with product MNMTITEFIEAAAHNKIIQLVVLAIVCDTVFGVLRAIKEKKFNSCAGIDGAIRKVGMLISLVFMLAIDVLIKINLIGFIPEQARTYLGLDTVGVAEFFALLYIAYEVVSIFKNMALCGLPVKKVWEKVREFLAKYTDELPDTDELDGDSTTGNVEEHRTQER from the coding sequence ATGAACATGACTATTACAGAATTTATTGAGGCGGCGGCACATAACAAAATTATCCAGCTGGTAGTATTGGCGATTGTGTGCGACACGGTTTTTGGCGTGCTGCGTGCAATCAAAGAGAAAAAATTTAACAGCTGCGCAGGCATTGACGGGGCTATCAGAAAAGTAGGTATGCTTATTTCTCTGGTATTCATGCTGGCAATCGACGTACTGATTAAGATTAACTTAATCGGATTTATACCGGAGCAGGCACGTACATATTTAGGGCTTGATACCGTGGGCGTGGCTGAATTTTTCGCATTGCTTTACATTGCCTATGAGGTAGTGAGTATTTTTAAGAATATGGCATTATGCGGGCTGCCCGTAAAAAAGGTATGGGAAAAGGTGCGGGAGTTTCTGGCGAAGTATACGGACGAACTGCCGGACACAGACGAACTGGACGGGGACAGCACCACAGGCAACGTAGAGGAACACAGGACGCAGGAAAGATAA
- a CDS encoding helix-turn-helix transcriptional regulator — translation MNLGENIKTARKAAGVTQKELAERLQVYQKDISRWENNELTPNAITLAKICRELNASADEILELK, via the coding sequence ATGAATTTAGGCGAAAACATTAAAACAGCGAGAAAAGCGGCAGGCGTGACGCAAAAGGAACTTGCAGAGCGCCTGCAAGTATACCAGAAAGATATAAGCCGCTGGGAAAACAACGAGCTTACGCCAAACGCAATAACACTGGCGAAAATTTGCAGAGAGCTTAACGCCTCTGCTGATGAAATTTTAGAATTGAAGTAG